The genomic region TTTTTAGTTCTTAAATCTCTTCTGAATCACTCTGGAAAAAGGTGATAAAATAAATTATATTATTCGTATGGTGGACATTAAAACGGTAGAAAAGACCGCTTATCTTGCGAGGATAGAACTCAAAGAGCATGAGAAGGAGATTCTCAGCAGGCAATTTCTTGACATACTTGCCTTTGTGGAACAGCTAAAAGAGGTGAATACGGAAGGTGTAGAACCTATCGCTTATCATATCTGCACACCTTTGAGGGAAGACATACCGAGTGAATGCTTAAGTCAGGAAGAGGCTACAAGTAACGCACCACAGGGAGAAAGGGGATTTTTTGTAGTGCCCAGAGTCGTGGAGGTGTAAGTTTATGATAGAAGAAAAAGAAGTCGTTGAAAAGAGAAAAGCCCTTGAGAACGTACTTCTCGGAATAGAGAGAAGGTTCGGGAAAGGTTCCATAATGCCCCTTAAAAATGCCGAAAGAGTCAAAGTGGATGTCATACCTACAGGTTCACTATCCCTTGATATAGCAACGGGGATAGGAGGCATACCAAGAGGTAGGATAGTGGAGATATTCGGACCTGAATCTTCCGGTAAAACTACGCTGGCTCTTCATGTGATCGCGTCAGCTCAGAAGATGGGGGGTATAGCGGTATTCATAGATGCTGAGCATGCCCTTGATCCCAAATATGCGGAAAAGATAGGGGTAAACACGGAAAGCCTTTACATATCACAACCCGATTACGGCGAGCAAGCCCTTGAGATAGTTGAAAGTCTCGTGGCAAGCAACGCAGTAGATGTAGTCGTAATTGACTCAGTCGC from Hydrogenobacter sp. harbors:
- the gatC gene encoding Asp-tRNA(Asn)/Glu-tRNA(Gln) amidotransferase subunit GatC, translated to MVDIKTVEKTAYLARIELKEHEKEILSRQFLDILAFVEQLKEVNTEGVEPIAYHICTPLREDIPSECLSQEEATSNAPQGERGFFVVPRVVEV